AACGTGGGTTCCGTTCTTTTTGGTGAAGATACTTTGATCGGGGAAGGGGACACGGTCAAACGGACAAAGCGGATTGCCCAGGTACCCGTGGGGGAGGAACTCATCGGGCGGGTAGTGAACTCTTTGGGTCAGCCCCTCGATGATGGTCCCGCCATTGAGGCCAAACATTTCCGTAATATTGAGCAGAAAGCACCGGGAATTGTTGCCCGCATGCCGGTGAAAGAGCCGCTGCAGACAGGCCTGAAAGCCATCGATTCCATGATCCCCATCGGCCGGGGTCAGCGGGAATTGATCATCGGAGACCGCGGGACGGGCAAGACGGCCCTGGCCGTGGATACCCTTCTCAACCAGAAGGGCAAAGGGGTTTATTGCTTCTATGTAGCGATTGGCCAAAAACGCTCGACCGTAGCGAGAGTGGTAGACCTCTTTAAAAAATATGGAGCCATGGAATACACCACAGTGATTGCGGCCACCGCCTCGGACCCGGCTCCTTTACAGTACATCGCGCCCTATACTGGCTGTTCCATGGGAGAGTACTTCCGGGATTCGGGAAGGCATGCCCTTTGCATTTACGATGACCTCTCCAAACACGCCGTGGCTTATCGGCAGCTTTCCCTCCTTTTGCGCCGTCCACCGGGACGCGAAGCCTTCCCCGGGGATATTTTCTACCTCCATTCTCGACTCTTAGAGAGGGCGGCAAAACTAAAAGATGAATTGGGTGGAGGGTCATTGACTGCTCTGCCGATTATCGAGACTCAGGCAGGAGACGTCTCGGCCTATATACCCACCAATGTTATTTCCATCACTGACGGTCAAATCTATTTGGAGTCGGAACTTTTCTATTCCGGAGTCCGACCGGCAATCAATGTCGGGCTCTCGGTCTCCCGGGTGGGGGGCAACGCTCAGATAAAAGCCATGAAACAGGTGGCCGGAAGTTTGCGCCTCGATTTGGCCCAATACCGGGAAATGGCTGCCTTCGCCCAATTTGGCAGCGATCTGGACAAGGCTACCCAGGCGCAGTTGGCCCGAGGAAGCCGGCTGGTGGAAATTCTCA
This portion of the Deltaproteobacteria bacterium genome encodes:
- the atpA gene encoding F0F1 ATP synthase subunit alpha, encoding MAVQIRADEISKIIRSQIQGFDRQLDVAETGIILSVGDGIAHIYGLEHVMAGELLEFPHGVYGMVLNLEQDNVGSVLFGEDTLIGEGDTVKRTKRIAQVPVGEELIGRVVNSLGQPLDDGPAIEAKHFRNIEQKAPGIVARMPVKEPLQTGLKAIDSMIPIGRGQRELIIGDRGTGKTALAVDTLLNQKGKGVYCFYVAIGQKRSTVARVVDLFKKYGAMEYTTVIAATASDPAPLQYIAPYTGCSMGEYFRDSGRHALCIYDDLSKHAVAYRQLSLLLRRPPGREAFPGDIFYLHSRLLERAAKLKDELGGGSLTALPIIETQAGDVSAYIPTNVISITDGQIYLESELFYSGVRPAINVGLSVSRVGGNAQIKAMKQVAGSLRLDLAQYREMAAFAQFGSDLDKATQAQLARGSRLVEILKQPQYKPLPVEKQILIIFAGTNGYLEMYSESVLQRYEEELTAFVDNRYPQVYTEISEKKALDAELGKKIKDVLEEFKGQFKVE